The proteins below come from a single Candidatus Omnitrophota bacterium genomic window:
- the pabC gene encoding aminodeoxychorismate lyase: protein MKKVWINKKLFDMDKARVSIFDRGFMYGDGVFESMRSYAGVVSKIDEHLGRLARSLKTTGIKSPYSNSYLKKEIYRLLGVNNLKNAYIRLTITRGEGRFGVEHKDVFKPSVVIIAKEFDRYPDWMFEKGISAHIVSTRQNDLSPLAGVKSLNYLNYIMARFEAKKSGCEEAIILNTKGRIVEAVTSNIFIVKRNAIVTPLITDGALPGVTRAVIIKIAKKLGFRVIEKSLSPKELMNSDEIFLTNSLAEVLPVTKIDRKPIGAGIPGHVTNLLRISYQNQIK from the coding sequence ATGAAAAAAGTCTGGATAAATAAAAAACTATTCGACATGGATAAAGCGCGAGTTTCGATATTCGACAGAGGCTTTATGTACGGCGACGGCGTATTCGAGTCGATGCGCAGTTACGCCGGCGTAGTCTCCAAGATAGATGAGCATCTCGGCAGGCTCGCGCGAAGCCTGAAGACAACAGGGATAAAGTCTCCTTATTCGAATAGTTATCTGAAGAAAGAGATATACAGACTGCTCGGCGTCAATAATCTTAAGAACGCCTATATCCGCCTTACAATAACCAGGGGAGAAGGTAGATTCGGCGTAGAGCATAAGGATGTGTTTAAGCCAAGCGTGGTCATTATAGCGAAAGAATTCGACCGCTACCCGGATTGGATGTTCGAGAAAGGTATAAGCGCACACATTGTAAGCACGAGACAGAACGACCTTTCGCCGTTAGCCGGCGTAAAGAGCCTTAATTATCTGAACTATATCATGGCGCGATTCGAGGCAAAGAAGAGCGGATGCGAAGAAGCGATCATCCTTAATACGAAAGGCCGCATAGTAGAGGCCGTGACGAGCAATATCTTTATCGTTAAAAGGAATGCCATCGTGACCCCGCTTATCACGGATGGAGCGCTGCCCGGCGTCACAAGGGCCGTTATAATAAAAATTGCAAAGAAACTGGGCTTTAGAGTTATAGAGAAGAGCCTCTCACCTAAAGAGTTAATGAATTCGGACGAAATATTCCTCACTAATTCACTTGCCGAGGTCCTGCCTGTCACGAAGATCGACCGTAAACCGATCGGTGCGGGTATCCCCGGGCATGTGACAAATCTCCTGCGCATCTCCTATCAAAACCAGATAAAATAA